The segment GTCCCTCGAACGGACCCGCGAGGTGGCCGCCCGCTGCACCTTCTCCCTCGGGGAACTGCGCTACCGCTACCCGCTGGAGCGCCTGCCGAAGGGAAAGACGTCTTTCCAGTACCTGGAGGAGCGCACCTTCGAGGGCGCGGCCCGCCGCCTGGGCGGCAAGTTCGAAACGCAGGTCCCCCAGCTGAAGAAGGAACTCGCCCTGATCCGGGAGCTGGAGTACGAGGGGTATTTCCTGACCATGCACGAGATCGTGGAGTACTGCCGCCGCGAGCGCATCCTCTGCCAGGGCCGCGGCTCGGCGGCCAACTCCGCCGTCTGCTTCGCCCTGGGCATCACGGGCGTGGACCCCACCCAGGTGAACCTCCTCTTCGAGCGGTTCATCTCCAGGGAAAGGGCCGAGCCGCCGGACATCGACCTGGACATCGAGCACAACCGCCGGGAGGAGGTGATCCAGCACGTGTACAAGAAGTACGGGCGCACCCACGCCGCCATGGTGGCCAACGTGGTCCGCTACCGCCACCGGTCCGCCATCCGGGAGGTGGGCAAGGTCCTCGAGATCCCGGCCACCGGCCTGGACCGCCTGGCCCGGCAGGTGTCCCACGGGCACTGGGACGAGGACTTCATCCGCCAGGCCGACCTCGACCCGGAGAACCCGGCCCTGCGCCACCTGGCCGCCCTGGTGCTGGAGATCCAGGACTTCCCCCGCCACCTCTCCATCCACCCCGGGGGCTTCCTGCTGGGCCACCATCCCGTCCACGACCTGGTGCCCATCGAGAACGCCACCATGGAGGGGCGGACGGTGATCCAGTGGGACAAGGAGGACGTGGAGGACGCGGGGCTGTTCAAGGTGGACCTCCTGGGCCTGGGCGCCCTCAACCTGCTGCACCTCGGCTTCGACCTCCTGCGGCGGCACCGCCGGATGGAGCTCTCCCTGGCCACGCTCCCCCGTGAGGACGCCGCCACCTTCGACCTGATCTGCCGCAGCGACACGGTGGGCGTGTTCCAGATCGAGAGCCGGGCCCAGATGGCCATGCTCGGGCGCCTGAAGCCGCGCACCTACTACGACCTGGTGATCGAGATCAGCATCGTCCGCCCCGGGCCCATCACGGGCGGCATGGTCCACCCCTACCTGCGGCGGCGCAACGGCGAGGAAGAGATCACCTATCCCCACGAAAGCCTCGTGCCCGTCCTGGAGAAGACCCTGGGCGTGCCCCTCTTCCAGGAGCAGGTGATGCAACTGGCCATGGTGGCGGCGGACTACACCCCCGGCGAGGCCGACCAGCTCCGGCGGGACATGGCCGCCTGGCGGCGGTCGGGACGGATCGAGCGGCACCGGGAACGGCTGGTTTCGCGCATGATCAAAAAAGGCATCGCGGAGGAATTCGCCGAGCACGTCTTCATGCAGATCCGCGGCTTCGGCGAGTACGGCTTCCCGGAGAGCCACGCCGCCAGCTTCGCCCACATCGCCTACGCCACCGCCTACCTGCGCTGCCACTACCCGGCGGAGTTCACCTGCGCCCTGCTGAACGCCCAGCCCATGGGGTTCTACTCGCCCTCCACCATCGTCAACGACGCCCGGATACACGGGGTGGAGGTGCGTCCGGTGAGCCTGCGCCGCAGCCGCTGGGACTGCACCCTTGAGGAGATCGCGAGGGAGGGCGGTGGTAGCGCGGGTGGTGGCAGCGGCGCGAGCGGTCCAGTCGGCAGTGAGGGCGGTGGCGGTGCGACCGGAGCGGGTTCGGGCCGCGGCGCGGCCGGCCGAAAACCCCGCCTCCCCTTCGCGGTCCGCATGGGCCTGCGCTACGTCCGCGGACTGGGGGAAGGAGACGGGGCGCGGCTGGAAGCGGCCATGGAGCAGGCGCCCTTCCGCGATATCGCCGACGTCGCCCGGCGGAGCGGCCTGAACGCGGACAAACTCGAGTCCCTGGCCGAGGCGGGCGCCTTCGCGTGCTTCGGTCCGCTTGGCCCGTTCGGTCCGGACCGCCGCGGCGCCTTATGGCAGGTCCTGGGGACCGAAACCGGCGGGCCGCCCCCCTTGCCGCTGAAATCCCGCGATGCCCAGCCCCGCTTCCAGTCCCTGAACAGCCTGGAGACCATCCTCTGGGACCACCAGGCCGCCGGCCACAGCGTGCAGGGCCATCTCCTCAAGCCGCGCCGCGCCGAACTCGCCGCCCGGGGACTGCCCACCGCCCGGGAACTCAACGGCATGCCGGATGGCCGCTCGGTCCGTTACGTGGGCCTGGTCATCTGCCGCCAGCGCCCCGGGACCGCCCAGGGCGTCACCTTCATGACGCTGGAGGACGAGACCGGCTTCGTGAACCTGGTCATCTGGGAAAAGGTGTTCGAGCGCAACGCCCTGCTGGCCAGGACGCTGCACTGCATGGGCGTGACCGGCAACCTGCAGGTGGGCGAGGGCGTGGTCCACCTCGTGGTCGAGGCGGTCTGGGACCCGAAGCTGGAGGACCGCACGTTGCGGCTGCGGAGCCGGGATTTTCGATAAAGGTTGCAATCAGCCGGCGTAAAACTTGCAATCGGCCGATAACAAACTTGCAATTGGACGACATAAAACCTGCTATCAGACAGCAGGAAGCGGATTCCGTATGGCTACTTCGCCGGCAGGGACGCGGCGTAGTCGGCGGCCCGGGCCACCCAGGTCGCCAGGTCGTCCTCGCTCGCAATGCCCGCCGGCTCCACCAGGGCCCATCCCCTCATGGTCCGACCCGCGATGTCCGCGGGTCTGGTGTGCGGTTCGGCCAGTGTCTCCTCGTGATTCTCCCGCTCGAGCC is part of the Gemmatimonadota bacterium genome and harbors:
- the dnaE gene encoding DNA polymerase III subunit alpha, whose protein sequence is PEPLRAAFEDRLYVVLARHRRAEETLKEIRLRELADRFGLPTVAAVEVLYHTPGRRPLQDVLTCIREGVTLPAAGRLLRPNDQHALKGPEDMARLFADDPASLERTREVAARCTFSLGELRYRYPLERLPKGKTSFQYLEERTFEGAARRLGGKFETQVPQLKKELALIRELEYEGYFLTMHEIVEYCRRERILCQGRGSAANSAVCFALGITGVDPTQVNLLFERFISRERAEPPDIDLDIEHNRREEVIQHVYKKYGRTHAAMVANVVRYRHRSAIREVGKVLEIPATGLDRLARQVSHGHWDEDFIRQADLDPENPALRHLAALVLEIQDFPRHLSIHPGGFLLGHHPVHDLVPIENATMEGRTVIQWDKEDVEDAGLFKVDLLGLGALNLLHLGFDLLRRHRRMELSLATLPREDAATFDLICRSDTVGVFQIESRAQMAMLGRLKPRTYYDLVIEISIVRPGPITGGMVHPYLRRRNGEEEITYPHESLVPVLEKTLGVPLFQEQVMQLAMVAADYTPGEADQLRRDMAAWRRSGRIERHRERLVSRMIKKGIAEEFAEHVFMQIRGFGEYGFPESHAASFAHIAYATAYLRCHYPAEFTCALLNAQPMGFYSPSTIVNDARIHGVEVRPVSLRRSRWDCTLEEIAREGGGSAGGGSGASGPVGSEGGGGATGAGSGRGAAGRKPRLPFAVRMGLRYVRGLGEGDGARLEAAMEQAPFRDIADVARRSGLNADKLESLAEAGAFACFGPLGPFGPDRRGALWQVLGTETGGPPPLPLKSRDAQPRFQSLNSLETILWDHQAAGHSVQGHLLKPRRAELAARGLPTARELNGMPDGRSVRYVGLVICRQRPGTAQGVTFMTLEDETGFVNLVIWEKVFERNALLARTLHCMGVTGNLQVGEGVVHLVVEAVWDPKLEDRTLRLRSRDFR
- a CDS encoding TfoX/Sxy family protein, producing MSDNTLAGRIRPLLSPHPGYTEKNMFGGVCFMIHGNMCVGTWKGSLIVRLERENHEETLAEPHTRPADIAGRTMRGWALVEPAGIASEDDLATWVARAADYAASLPAK